From the Sulfolobales archaeon genome, the window CTTCTGCAGATATTGTGAGAGCTCTAGCAGCAGGAGCTAGTAGCGTTATGCTGGGAAGTCTTCTCGCGGGAACAGATGAAGCTTCAGCACCTCTGATATCTCTCGAGGGAGAGCTGTACAAGCCTTACAGAGGTATGGCTAGTAAAAGTGCTATGGAGAGGAGATTCGCTGTAGATAGATATGCAAGGGTTTCTAAGAGAGTTGCAGAAGGTATCGAAGTAGTGATACCATACAAAGGATCTGTGTACAAGATTGTAAGAGATCTAGTGGAAGGTGTTAGAGCAGGACTTGGATATGCGGGAGCTTCTAGTATAAGAGATCTTTGGGAGAAAGCTGTGTTTATAAGAACGAGATCTAGAGATCCTAGAGGTTCTTCGAAGCAGGTGTAGTTATTGAATAAACTATATCTAGCTTTTGCTCTCTCAATTCTCATAGCTCTAGGAGTATTCGGATACATGTTTTCTGAGTGGTTCTTTGCTAGAGAAAGTCTTAGAAGACTTGATGTGAGAGTAGAACGTATCATGATCTCAGGGATCTCTCCAACCTCCATAGATCTTGAGATATACTTCACCATCACCAATAAAGGAGATTCGGATGTTTCAATAGATGGAATCTCTTATGAAATGTTTATAGGAAACAGATCTATAGGATCTGGAAATTATTCTAAGAGCGAATCAATACCTCCCAATAGCGAGATAACAATAAGATCTCTTCTAAGAGTAGGTTTAAAAACTCTGGAGCAGACTCTTATAGATGTTATCTTGAGTGGAAATCTCTCATCGAGAATCCTAGTACACATCTACAAAGACACTCCATTAGGTGTTGTGAGAATCGTTAGAGAAGTCACATATCCATAAGCTGGCTGCAAAAGATCTAATAGTATTACCTTTGAGATCTCGATCCTAGTATATCATCTAAGCACATCCCTGATCTTCTCAGGATATTATTAATTTCGCTCAAAACACAATATAATATATTCGGATATCATGTCAACACCAGACCTTACAGAAGCTGTTGAAAGATTAAGAGAAGAGGTTTTAAAGAACTTTGAGAGATTTGGAGATCTGAGGTTTGAAGGAGATATAGAATGGTATGAGTATAGATCTGAGAAGAGCTCGCCTGTGATAGGAGTTGATTCATCTTATTACTCTAGGATATACAAGTACATATATCTATATATAATTAGAGGAGTTTCCATACCAAGATCCATAGATAGAGATCTGAGCAGATGTATTCAGAGCAGTAGTTTTGGAGATGCTCATTTCATAGCATCACCAGCTACCGAGGAGAGCTCTAGAAAAACTCCTCCACCGATTAAAGAGCTTAAGAAGATACTATCACATAGAACAAGAGATCTAGAAGTAGAGATTGGTGAGAGATCATATGAGTGTGTAAAGAGAGAGTATGTAGGAGAAGAACCTCTAGTGATGATGGACGGGTCTGCGAGAAGCTTTCTCCCATATAGATTCAAGGGAGCTGGTAGAATTGTTGCAGAAGCTCTAGGGCTTGAGAAGAGCTGGGAGAATAGGCTTAAAACTATTGACAAGCTCTCTGAGAGTATGAGCATAGTATTCATATCAAAGACTCAGAGTAGAACATATTATTCGGAGAAGTTAAAACCATATCTAGAGAGAGATGGTAGCAAGATAGAGATTCTGGTTCCAGACGTGATTTTAATAGATTCTTATCTGAGTAGAAGAGGTGTTTTTAGAAATGGTGTGAGAACACCTGGTTTTTCAGAACCTGTTTTATATGAGAATAGAGATCCTCATAGAAGGATCACTCTATTCTATGCTGTGTTTCAGAAGGGTGGTGGAATGTATCAGATCAGTCTTCTAGGAGATCATACCAGAGAACTGGAGGAGATAAGATCTCTATACGAGAAGATTAGATTCTGGAGTTTAAACGGGTATCCAGAGCCTTTGAGAGAAGCACACCACACATCTGTACTCAGATACAGAGATGTCACCAAGCTGCTTTACGTAAGCGGTCTATACATAGAGAGTGGGAGAGAGGCGCTTGAGATATGAGTGAGAAGAAGATAAATGAGAAGGCTACGCCCATAGGAATTATATCATCTTCTAGAACTCCTACAATTGCAGAGATGATTGCTTTATCACCTGTTCCCATAGGATCCTATGTCTATACCAGATTTCAGGTGAGAGAGAGAATCAGGGGAGAGGATCTTCTCAGAGATGTTGAGGTTATAGGTATTGTGACAAACGCCTCCTACCAGCCTGCAGTGCCTATGAGTATTCTATCTCTAGCTAGGGAGGATGTGAGAGAAACCGCTTCTAGGACTAGTAGATTCAACTACTCTCCCATGAATATATATGTGATTGCTGATGTGAGCGGGGGAGAAGCTACAGTACCGGTATACCCTATACCTCCGGGAGCGGAGGTATACCTTGCACATGATATAGATCCGAATCCTCTGGAGAGGGTTTACAAGAGATCGAGAAGTGAAGCAGGTCTTATAAGGATAGGCTCTCTAGCCAGGTTTAGAGATGTCGAGATCGCTGTAGACGTGAACAAGCTTTACAAGCATCTACTGATAGCTGGTGCAACAGGTTCTGGTAAGAGTAATGCGGTGGCAGTTCTCATAGACAGGATCTCAAGACTTGGAGCTCCTATAATAGTATTCGATGTTCATGGTGAGTACACCAGCTTGAGACTCGAGGATCATAGAACTATTGAGGTTGTCAGAGCACAGATAAATCCTCTAGAGATTGATAAGAGCGTTCTCGTGAGACTTATAATACCAGAGCCAGCTGCTACAAAGCAGAGAAGAGTTTTTAGAAAAGCATTCAGAGAAGTTTATAAAGAGATTAAAGAGAAAGCGAGAAAACTGAATCTCAGTCTTCCAATGGCTGTTGAAGCCTTGTTCAGATCTCAGCAGGAAGGTTTGAAGGAAGTTGCTGAGGATCTTTTTGAAGAGAGAGGAAGCGATCCAGATAAGCTGGATGCTGTGGAGAAATTCCACGTGCTCATGGTAGATAAGATTAGGAAGACAGGTGTAGGCTCTAGCATGGGAAAGGTGGTATCAGATGTCGAGGATAAATATGTTGATTTTATATTCTCAACACCTATACTCAGCTTTGATGCTGTGAATCCTCTCAACAGGATTTCTCCCGGGAAGATTATAGTTTATGATGTCTCAGATCTAACAGATTATCAGAAGGCATGGATTCTGAGAATGCTAGCTGAAGAGCTTTTAGACCTTCTAAAGAGAAGATATAGAGAGGAAGGTTTTAGAAGTAGAATACCACCAATAGTTCTAGTTATAGAGGAGGCACCTCTATTCATATCTAAGGAATCCGATAGATTCGCTAAGGAGAGTATTAAGAAGATTGCTAGAGAAGGTAGGAAGTTCGGAGGAATCCTGGTAGTGGTCAGTCAAAGACCTAGAGTTCTAGATCCAGACATATCATCACAGATCCAGAACTATCTATTTCTAAAACTTGTTCAGGAGGAGGATATTGCCAGCGTCATGAACATAGCTGATAATCTTGAGGAGAGTCTTGCAAGAACTCTCACATCACTGCCAACAGGCTGGGGTATTCTCATGGGTGAGTGGGTCGGTAGATTTCCAGCGCTAGTAGCTGTAGACAAGCATGAGGGTAAGACTGCTGGAGCATCTCCAGATCTTGTTGCTGAGTGGAGGGAGTATAGAGAGTGGGAGGAGAGAGGGAGTCTAGCTCCTTCAGAGTTTCCGGGTGATGGTGTTCTATGAAGCTTGTTCATGTTTCAGACACTCATCTTGGGCATAGAAGATGGGGGCTTCCTGAGAGGGAGATAGATCTTTATGATTCTTTTTCCGAGGTTGTCGATATAGCTATTAGAGAAGGTGCCGAGATTATCCTGCATGGAGGAGATATGTTTGACAGACCTGACCCTCCTCCTCAGACCTATATACGTGTCTATAGAGAGCTTTCAAGACTCAGAGATCATGGGATTTCATTCTTCGTGGTAGCTGGGAATCATGATCTTCCTAGTACTATGAAGAGCTCTCCTCTAGAGTTCTTCGGATCTATAGGTCTTATGAATGTTCTCTCAATAAATACTGATGGGTCTAGAACTTTCACAAGCAGAGAAGGTTTTGAAGTTGAGATCCTAGGATATTCTAAGAGGGTTTCCAACCGCTTCTTCGAGGGAGGGTATGCTCAGAAGAATGATCTGAGGAGAGATATTATTAGGATAGCTCTCGTACACTCGCTCACATGCGATCCATTTAAGACCTTCTATGGATGGAGCGATAATATATGTAGAGAGAGAGGTTTGAGAAGTCTCTCAGACCTAGGTGAGAGAGCTGGCATGTTCAGATACATAGCTCTAGGAGATTTTCACATGCCTTGGGAGGGGAGGATTAGATCTACTCCGGCTTGCTATCCCGGATCTATTGAAGCTCTTGATAGAGGTGAGGCTTTTAATGATGCTGGAGAGTTTATAGAGAGAAGTATCTATGTAGTTAAAATAGATCCTGATGGAGTTGATCTCAGGAGGGTGAAGCTTGAGAGAACAAGACGCTGGATCTATATTGAAGGCTCTGATTATAAGGATCTGATAAGTAAAATCAGATCTATTCAATGGAGTGCTTTTAAAAAACCTCCTATAGCTGTATTCCTTCTAAAGAAAACCCCCACCACTCTAGAGAGAGAGTCTGTGACTAGAGAGCTTAACGCTCTAATCGAGTCTAAAAAGATCTTTAGATATGATCTTATTGTGGAAGAGAGTTCTCGAGAAGGTACTCGCATAATAGCTTCCTCAGGATCTTCTGAATCTATAGAAGTTCCTAGCATTGAGAATGTTCTCAAAGATATATTAAAAGATCATGAGCTTGCAGATCTTCTCAGCAGATTTATAGATGAGAATATAGGTGGAAAAGATCTTCTTAACACTCTTATTAGCAGAAGAGATCTTCTAGATAAGCTTTATAATATGATCAAGGATCTCAGGTGATCATAGTTGTTTATAGAGAGAGTTAAGATAGAAAACATACTCTCACACCAGAACTCGGTTGTAGAGTTTAAAGAAGGTCTTAACGTGATCATAGGACCTAATGGAGCTGGTAAGAGTACTATTATCGATAGCATAGTATACGCTCTACTAGCCCTGGGAAGAGGTTCTGAAGAGATTGTCAGAACTTCGAAGAGCAACATGCTGAGAGGAGGTTCTAGTAGAGGTTCTATAGAGCTTGTCTTCAGAATCGGAGGAGAGAGGTATGTGGTTAGAAGAGAGATAGGTCTGAAAGGAGATTCCACTGATTTTCTCAAGAGACTCAGTCCAAAAGAATCAATTCTAGCTATAGGAAGTAGCGTGCCTAGAGAGATTATGAAGATACTCAGTATCTCAGAACCTAAGATCCTTACCTCAACTATTATAGCTAGACAGGATTTTCTCAATGAAGTTCTCCTAGAACCTCCTTCGAAGAGAAAAGAGAGGATTTTAAAACTTCTAGGTCTTGAGAAGCTTGAGAAAGCCAGGGAAAATCTGAGAAAGATCATTGGAGAAGTAGATTCGAAGATAATGAGTATTGAAAGAGAGTTAGGGAGGAAAGAACAGCTTGATAGAGAGATCAAGAAGCTTGAGAAAGATCTCTCTATCCTCAGAGCTGAGAGAGATAAGCTGAGAACTGAGGTGGAGAATTCTAGAAAGAAAGTAGAAGAACTTGAGAAACTTAGAGAAGAGATCAGCGAGCTTCTAAGAGTTATCCCGATAGCAGTATTCTACGAGAATAGATCTAGAGAGTATGAGGAGAAGAAGAAGAGATTGAAAGAACTTGAAGATAAGATCTCAGCTTATGAGAAATTAGATCTCAACGAAGTGGCAGAGCTTAGAGACAGGATTCTAAATATGAGAAGCAGTATGAAGACATTGGAGGAGGAGTTAGAGAAGAGGGTTAGAGAGGTTGAGAGATTAGAATCACATGCTGAGAATATTGTTAAAGAGATCTCTGAGAAGTATAAAGATGAAGATCTTGAAAAGCTCTGGAGAGAGAGGGTTTATACTAGAGTTATAGAGGTTTCTGAGAGGATTCTAAGAGATCTTGAGAATAGTATAGCTACTGCAAGAGCTTATATAGAGATCTACAGGAATTTCCAGGAGAGTTTTAGAGAAACTGATAGATGCCCTATATGTGGAACTCCTCTATCTAGGGATAAAATAGATCATCTTATCAGAGAGCATTCTACTAAGATAGAAGAGTATAGTAAGAAGATCAGTGTTCTCACAATATCTAGAGAGGATCTTAGCAGACTTGTAAGAGAACTTAGAGACACTCTAAACAGAGTAGAGGTAGAGAATGGGAGGATTAGAGAACTTAGAGAGAAGAGAGATAATCTAGAGAGAGAACTTAGAGAGAATCTCTCTAGATGCTCGCATATTCTCCAGCAAGCTGGTGTTGAGAAGTCTGAGGATGTGTCAGAGGATATATCATGTGTCAAGATTCTTGAGAGAATCTATCGAGAGTATGATGCTTTAAAACAGGTTTTCGAGAGTATTAGAAGAGATCTTCCTCTTATAGAAGCTGATCTGAGAAGTCGTGAGAAAGAAGCTGAAGAGGCTAGATCTAAGGTTATATACTTCGCGAGATCAAGAGGTTTTAAAGATCTTGAAGGTTTAGACCTGAGTTCAATGGAATCTTCTCTGAAGAAGTATAGCGAAAGAATTTTAAGAGAACTTGAAGAGGCTAGGAGATCTTATGAGAATGCTAGTAGCAGGCTTAATAGAATTGAAGGTGAGATCTCTAGAAGTGAAAATGATCTCAGGATTAAGAAGGAGGAGATAAGCAAGCTTAAAGATCTTGAGAGCGAGATCCATGTTCTGAAAAAAGCTAGAGATTCTCTAGAGAAACTCTCAGAGATCTTCAGAAAAGACGGTGTTATCGCGAAGATCCTCACCTCAAGGGTTAGAGCATCTCTAGAGTCAGAGATCAATAGAATTCTTAGAGAGACTAATAGAGAGTTTAGAATGAAGATCGATGAAGAATTCGGATTTGGAATAGTATATTCTTCAGGAGTTGAAAGACCTATAGAGAATCTGAGTGGAGGCGAGAAGACTATACTCTCAATAGCACTAAGACTTGCTCTAGCAAGAATTCTCACGGGCAGGATACCGAGATTTATGATACTCGACGAACCTACTCAGAACCTAGATTCAGACATGAGAATAATGATATTCGATATAATAAGAGAAATAGCTGGGGCAATGGATCAGGTTATAGTGGTGACACACGATGAAGAGATAGCAGACAGAGCTGATAGACTTATAAGAGTTATCAATACAGGTGGTGTGAGCAGGATTAATATCGAGAGATGAGAGATAGAAGAGATCCCAGGATTTTAGCCTTGAGCATTATAAATAGATTAGTGATGATACCATGAGCGAGGAGGAGAGTAGCAGAGTTGAAGTCGAGAGACTTAAAACAGGTGTTGAAGGATTTGACGAGCTTATTGGAGGAGGTATTCCCAGAGGTTTTTTCGTAGCAGTCACAGGAGAGCCTGGAACTGGAAAGACTGTGTTCTCAATACACTTCGCCTGGCAAGGCTATCTTGAGGGTGATAGGATCATATATGTGACTACTGAGGAGAGTCGTGAGAGTATCTCTAGACAGGCTAGAATGTTCGGCATGGATTTTGAGAAGGCAGTTAATGAGGGGAGGATGATAATAATTGACGCTCTAATGAGAAGTAGAAGTGATGAGTGGAATCTCGAGGAGCTAGATCCTGACAGGCTTGTGGAGAAGGTTATCGAAGCTAAGAAGAGACTTGGATATGGAAGAGCTAGACTTATCATAGATAGTATGAGTGCTTTCTGGCTTGATAAACCTGCTATGGCTAGGAGGTATAGTTATTCTGTTAAGAGAGTTCTCTATAGATGGGATTTCACAACTCTCATGATAAGTCAGTATGCTATAACAACAGGAGATGCTTTCGGCTTCGGAGTAGAGCATGTTGCTGATGGAATTATAAGATTTAGAAGAGCTATAGTGAGAGGTGTTCTCAAGAGATATGTGATAGTTGAGAAGATGAGGCAGACACAACATGACACGAGAATGCATGAGATAGAGATAATAGATGGAGTGGGTATGAGAGTTAAGAAAGCTACAGAGCTTGGAAGAGAAGATCTGTCACTCCCGAGAGATGTTATCAGAAGAATTAAAGAATCTAAGAAAGAAGCTGAGAGAGAAGTACCCGAAGAATAGTGGTGTGATGATCCTCTAAGTTCTAGAGAAGATCTTCGATAGAGCATCATAAAAACGCTACCAGCCTTCCTTCCCTAATCTCCCAAAACTCTACCGGCTACCTGAGAACTCTACAAACCTCTCTAGTAGAATAGTGTTTCTCTAAAAATCCTACACTGATATGCGATGCTACTTGGAATTAGTTCAGCTAGAAGTAGAAAAATCGAGTCTCTCCTGAGATTCTCGAGAGACAACGGTTGGAGAGATCGCTTTGAAAACCTCCAGACAAGGTGAGGTTCTGAATAGATGTGAGAGAGCGGAGATGAGGTAATGGAATAATCTAATAGAGTCTATATAAGGAGCTGAAGTCCTTATTCAATAGCATCTCCTAACTCGTTTATTAGCTCTGCTGAGAAGGTTTTCTATGCGAATTGAAAAATGAACGACAGCGACCCAAGGTGTTCTAACAAGAGTTTCTCGAGACCTGTAGTTGTCAGACAGTCTCTAGCATCTCTAGCAGATAATTTCTCAGCTCCATACATAGGCTACTATCTCGCGGCATTAACCTCTTCTGGAGTTCTTCAAGGGATTCTTCAGTTCTCATTAAACTCTCTCCCCACGCTTGCTCAGGTTCTCCTAGGATCTTTTATAGATAGATTGAGAAAATATATAATGATCCTTCTTATAACTTCAGTCACAGCTTCATCACTCTGGATACTGATCTCTTTAACACTAGATCCTTTGATTCTAGTAGGACTCTACACTCTCAGAGCCGTTGCCGTGGGGATCTCAGGACTTGCTCTCATAGCATTCATAGGTGCCTTCTATTCAAGTCATGAGAGAGGAAAGATCCTGAGCACTATAACCATTGCATCTCAGATCACAGCTCTACTGGCTTTCGTAACAGTAGGATTTCTAATAAATCCTTCAATAGATCTTCTCAGAATCCTATTTATAGTCTCAGGAATCATAAGCCTCATAGGATCATTAATCTGGCTTAATATGCTATACCTAGATTCATGTCTGGAAAGCTCTGAAAGAAAATCTTCTGAGATCTCTATCTCTAAAGCATTTAAAATAATCCTCAAGAACAGATCCTTTATGAAATTCGACTACGCATTCTCAGGATATATACTGGCGATGTCTTTTGCCTGGCCTTACTTCGCTGTTGCTCAGGTGTATCTATATAGAATGAGTGTTTCAGATCTCGCGATTCTGAACATAATCTCAACTCTTTCAACAATGATCTCTCAGTATATTCTCATGAAAATCCTTCCTAGAACAGATCTTAAGAAGCTTGTTATTATTAGTAGAATAGGATTTGTAACACCACCTCTATTCTACGCTGTCTCACCTAATATAGAGTATATATACATCTCAAATCTTATCATAGGTCCTTTCCAGGCTATCACCAACGTAGTTATACCACTCTACACCCTCGAGGTATCTGAGAAGCGTTTTCAAGCAAGTCATCTAGCATTTCTAAACTTCAGCCAGGGTGTTACAGCGGCTGTGGGGTCTATGATAGGAGGTTTTACAATGGATCGATTTGTCAGACTATACGGATATGAAGGACTTAGGATAGGATTCGCTATATCAACAGTTTTCAGAATCCTAACAACAATACCTTTCATAAAAATAGATAAAGTAAGATGATCCGATCTTCAGACTCAGAGCTTTTGCTGATACCATTCTCTCAATATAGATACTTAAATCCACTCCTGAGAATAATGCGATCTCTATTAATGAAATAATGTTAAAGTTCTCTTGAGATCAGCCCTAGATCTTTTTACTTAATCATATTAAAAACAATATCAGAGGATACACCTATGACTTATAAGCTCTATATCACTCTCGTTCTAGCGGGATATAATTGGTCAGGAGATCTAGAATTCTCACTCCTATAGAAATCTCTACACAATCTAGTAGAGAGATTATCGCTGGAATTACCACGTTTCTTACAATGGCTTACATTATATTTGTAAACCCCTTGATCATAGGAGAAGGATTTGAACTCGCGTTAAAAAACGCGCTTGGAGTTGAAAATCTCTCTCCAGATCAGATCGCTCTAGTTAACAGCATTAAGATCGGGATCGCAACCGCAACAATTATAGCAGCTTCATTTGGTTCAATTCTCATGGCTCTCTACGCAAGACTTCCCTTTGCAATGGCTCCTGGAATGGGTGAGAATAGCTTTATAGGGTTCTCTGTAATTCCTGCATTCACATTGATTCTAGCTAGATCAGGGTTTTCCGGAGATACAGCCGCTCTAACAGCCTTATACGCTGCTATATTCGCTGTATTCATGGATGGAATAATATTTCTATTCGCCGCATGGTCTGGTATCAGAGAGAGAGTTCTTAGATCTATCTCTCCCAACCTAGCTTACGGCATTAGCGCTGGCATAGGGCTTTTCATAACATTCATAGGACTCTCCCTCGCAGGATTTGTTCAACCGGGTGTGGGAACTCCTGTTAGCTTTAATGTTAAAGCTTTTACAGACCCTCGATCTCTAATAGCTTTTCTAGGTCTTATAATAGCTTCTATTCTATATATAAAGAGATTCTCTCCAGCATTTCTTCTCACCATATCTATCCTAACTATCATAGGTGTGATAATAGGAGTTGTACAGATCCCTGAGAAGATCTTTGAACTCCCCAGTTTTACAACATCTATAGTTCCAGTGTTTCCAACAGCTTTCAAAGCATATGTAGAGCTTATACTTCTCGCATTCCCGATAACATTCTCGCTATTTCTAGTAGAATTCTTCGATGGTATAGGAACTATAGTTGGTCTAGCTACCAAGGCAGGACTCATCGATGAGAGAGGTAGACCTGTTAACATTGATAGAGCTCTCTACACAGATGCAACAGCAACCGTTGTAGGAGCTCTAGCTGGGACAACTACTACAGTGATCTATGTAGAGTCTGCATCAGGTATAGAAGCTGGGGGGAGGACAGGTCTTACATCTCTTGTTACAGGAGTTCTATTCCTCCTATTCCTCCCAATAGCACCGCTAGCGGTATCAATACCGGGATTTGCAACAGCACCTGTTCTGATTCTCGTAGGACTTATGTTTCTCAATGTGTTGAGAAAAATAGATCTAGAGGATCTCACAGAAGCCATACCAAGCTTCATAGCAGTGGTGGCAATACCTCTCACATATAGCATTGCCACAGGTATAGGACTCGCATTCATAACATACACGCTATTGAAGATTCTCTCGGGAAGATTTAGAGATATAAAACCTGCAACCATGGTAATAACACTGGTATTCATACTATACTTCATGATGCTACCAATGATCCACTGAAACCTCTCAGAGAAAGAACATAAGATTCTCATGTGAGACCGAGAATTCTAATCACATAATTCAATAGCTTTTTTAAGCATCAAAGCATTTTCCTCAGGGATTGAATCATATGTGAAATTTCCTCCACCAATCTCCATTCCAGCCGCGTACTTGAGCTTCGACTCATCTCTTAGAAGACCGTAGATCTCTATATGCATGTGGTAGAACTCATACTCTCCCTTCAGAGGTGCCTGATGTAGAACCATTATATATGGACTGCTCTTACTCTTAAAAAGTCTTTTAAAACCACAGAGAGTTCTTTTGAGAACTAGCGCGAGTTCTCTGATCTCTTCATCATCGAGATCTGTTAGAAGTCCTACATGTCTTCTAGGATATATATGTGCTTCGAAAGGCCAGTGGCTGTAGAAAGGCATGAAAACAATATATCTTCTGCTCTCCATAAGCACTCTGATTCCTTCTCTACTCTCCACATCTATTATATCGCAGAAAAGACATCTTCCTCTATCTCTCCAATAATCTCTCGAGCTCTCTAGCTCTCTCTCGATTCTAGAAGGTGTGAAGGGCATGAGATATATCTGGCTGTGAGGGTGGTCTAGAGAGACTCCTATCTCTCTCCCTTTATTTCTGAACCAGAGGAAGTATTTCGCATACTCTCTCTTCATATCTTCTCTCATTTTCTCAGCTACTACCTTGATTATCTTCTCAACATGTTCTAAAGGTAGATCGCTTAGATCATCAAGATCATGTATTGGAGTTTCTACAACAACATAGCATTTCCCCACAGCTCTCCCTCTTCTATAGAAGTAATGAGAATCAGGTTCTGGAGATTCTTCAGATAGCATTGGATATCTGTTCTCAAGTATGAGAACATCCCATCCAAATCCTGTCTCAGGAGATCCAGGGCAGAAAGGACAGAAGTTCTGAGGCTGCCAAGGTCTCGTTTTTCTACCTGATGAGATCATAATCCACTCTCTAAGGATCGGATCCCATCTAAGTTCTCTGAGAGCATTATTCTCTCGATATCTCATGTCTCGAAACACCTCTATCAATCTCCACAATCCATCCTCTCACGGCAAGTCTATCCTCGAGAACTCCTCTCAGAATCTTCTCAGAAGTTCTTCTGTCTCTAGCGAGAGCTATCACAACACCTCCTAAACCCGCTCCAGATAGCTTAGCTCCTAAAGCTCCATAGCTTATAGCTCTAAATACTATCTCATCCAATGCTGGAAGACTAACCTCGTATAGTCTGCTTAGAAGAGAGTGCTGGTATGTCATTATAGCTCCTATCATGCTAAGATCATCATTTTCTATTCGAGGTTTTTCTCCTAGGAATATCTCTAGATCTCTTATTATATAATCTAGATCTCTAGAGCTTATCTTCTCTCCTCTTAAGATTCTCACAGCATCTAATGTAGATCTATGAGCTTTGAGAGTGTATAGTATCCTACTTGAGTAAGGATGAGGTAGAGATTGGAGATATGGTTCTAGAACTTCTTCTCTTAAACCCTCCCAGTAGACACTATTATAACCTCCTTGAATCATTGATCTCAGATCTTGAGGAATA encodes:
- a CDS encoding MFS transporter, with amino-acid sequence MNDSDPRCSNKSFSRPVVVRQSLASLADNFSAPYIGYYLAALTSSGVLQGILQFSLNSLPTLAQVLLGSFIDRLRKYIMILLITSVTASSLWILISLTLDPLILVGLYTLRAVAVGISGLALIAFIGAFYSSHERGKILSTITIASQITALLAFVTVGFLINPSIDLLRILFIVSGIISLIGSLIWLNMLYLDSCLESSERKSSEISISKAFKIILKNRSFMKFDYAFSGYILAMSFAWPYFAVAQVYLYRMSVSDLAILNIISTLSTMISQYILMKILPRTDLKKLVIISRIGFVTPPLFYAVSPNIEYIYISNLIIGPFQAITNVVIPLYTLEVSEKRFQASHLAFLNFSQGVTAAVGSMIGGFTMDRFVRLYGYEGLRIGFAISTVFRILTTIPFIKIDKVR
- a CDS encoding NCS2 family permease, encoding MVRRSRILTPIEISTQSSREIIAGITTFLTMAYIIFVNPLIIGEGFELALKNALGVENLSPDQIALVNSIKIGIATATIIAASFGSILMALYARLPFAMAPGMGENSFIGFSVIPAFTLILARSGFSGDTAALTALYAAIFAVFMDGIIFLFAAWSGIRERVLRSISPNLAYGISAGIGLFITFIGLSLAGFVQPGVGTPVSFNVKAFTDPRSLIAFLGLIIASILYIKRFSPAFLLTISILTIIGVIIGVVQIPEKIFELPSFTTSIVPVFPTAFKAYVELILLAFPITFSLFLVEFFDGIGTIVGLATKAGLIDERGRPVNIDRALYTDATATVVGALAGTTTTVIYVESASGIEAGGRTGLTSLVTGVLFLLFLPIAPLAVSIPGFATAPVLILVGLMFLNVLRKIDLEDLTEAIPSFIAVVAIPLTYSIATGIGLAFITYTLLKILSGRFRDIKPATMVITLVFILYFMMLPMIH
- the galT gene encoding galactose-1-phosphate uridylyltransferase, encoding MWRLIEVFRDMRYRENNALRELRWDPILREWIMISSGRKTRPWQPQNFCPFCPGSPETGFGWDVLILENRYPMLSEESPEPDSHYFYRRGRAVGKCYVVVETPIHDLDDLSDLPLEHVEKIIKVVAEKMREDMKREYAKYFLWFRNKGREIGVSLDHPHSQIYLMPFTPSRIERELESSRDYWRDRGRCLFCDIIDVESREGIRVLMESRRYIVFMPFYSHWPFEAHIYPRRHVGLLTDLDDEEIRELALVLKRTLCGFKRLFKSKSSPYIMVLHQAPLKGEYEFYHMHIEIYGLLRDESKLKYAAGMEIGGGNFTYDSIPEENALMLKKAIELCD